A single window of Streptomyces griseoviridis DNA harbors:
- a CDS encoding helix-turn-helix domain-containing protein — translation MSEPRSAPTVGQVVLGRRLLDLRERAGLKREEAARVLRVAPATVRRMEMAEVSLKIPYLQLLLKSYGVSDEEAELFVRLAEEANQPGWWQRFHDILPGWFSMYVSLEGAAALIRSYDPHFVPGLLQTEDYARAVLKSGAIGQTQPEEIERHVALRVQRQELLTRPDGPRFWAVMDETALRRHCGGPEVMRAQIDKLLDATKLPNVTIQVAPFASGPHPGTFGPFVLFRFAMSELPDMVYSEYLTGAVYLDARSEVATHLEVMDRMAAQAATAHRTKEILLDLRKEL, via the coding sequence GTGAGTGAACCGCGGTCCGCGCCGACGGTCGGCCAGGTCGTCCTCGGTCGCCGGCTCCTGGACCTGCGGGAACGCGCGGGACTCAAGCGCGAGGAGGCGGCCCGCGTACTGCGCGTCGCGCCCGCCACCGTGCGCCGCATGGAGATGGCCGAGGTCTCCCTCAAGATCCCCTACCTCCAGCTCCTCCTGAAGTCCTACGGGGTCTCCGACGAGGAGGCCGAACTCTTCGTACGGCTCGCCGAGGAAGCCAACCAGCCCGGCTGGTGGCAGCGCTTCCACGACATCCTGCCCGGCTGGTTCTCCATGTACGTCAGCCTGGAGGGCGCCGCCGCCCTGATCCGCTCGTACGACCCGCACTTCGTGCCCGGACTGCTCCAGACCGAGGACTACGCCCGCGCGGTGCTCAAGTCCGGCGCGATCGGTCAGACCCAGCCCGAGGAGATCGAGCGCCACGTCGCGCTCCGCGTCCAGCGTCAGGAACTGCTCACCCGTCCCGACGGCCCCCGCTTCTGGGCCGTCATGGACGAGACCGCACTGCGCCGCCATTGCGGCGGACCGGAGGTGATGCGTGCCCAGATCGACAAGCTGCTCGACGCCACGAAGCTGCCCAACGTGACCATCCAGGTCGCCCCCTTCGCCAGCGGGCCGCACCCCGGCACGTTCGGGCCCTTCGTGCTGTTCCGATTTGCCATGTCAGAACTTCCGGACATGGTCTACAGCGAGTACCTGACCGGCGCCGTCTATCTGGACGCGCGCTCCGAGGTGGCGACCCACCTCGAGGTCATGGACCGCATGGCGGCCCAGGCCGCTACGGCACATCGCACGAAGGAGATCCTCCTGGATCTCCGCAAGGAGCTGTGA
- a CDS encoding methyltransferase, whose product MTRTDGYLLDNRQTEAGERFDAFASLFDPTTFRHLAGFGIGPGWRCWEVGAGGTSVVSWLAKKVGPTGRVLATDIDTSRLTSVARPPVTVRVHDIGADEPPAEGFDLVHARLVLVHVPDRERALRTMIKALRPGGRLLIEDADPALQPLTCPDAHGPEERLANRLRQGFRRLLADRGADLSYGRTLPRLLREAGLQRVQADGYFPVASPACAALESATIRQIRDQLVAAGLATDDEIDRHLANVATGTMDLATAPMISAWGRKA is encoded by the coding sequence ATGACGCGAACCGACGGGTATCTCCTCGACAACCGGCAGACCGAGGCGGGAGAGCGTTTCGACGCCTTCGCCTCCCTCTTCGACCCCACCACCTTCCGGCACCTCGCCGGGTTCGGCATCGGCCCCGGCTGGCGCTGCTGGGAGGTCGGCGCGGGCGGCACCTCGGTGGTCTCCTGGCTGGCCAAGAAGGTCGGCCCGACCGGCAGGGTCCTCGCCACCGACATCGACACCTCGCGGCTCACCTCCGTCGCCCGCCCGCCGGTCACCGTGCGCGTCCATGACATCGGCGCCGACGAGCCGCCGGCCGAGGGGTTCGACCTGGTGCACGCCCGGCTCGTCCTCGTCCATGTGCCCGACCGGGAAAGGGCGTTGCGCACCATGATCAAGGCGCTGCGCCCCGGCGGCCGGCTGCTGATCGAGGACGCCGACCCCGCCCTCCAGCCGCTGACCTGCCCCGACGCGCACGGCCCCGAGGAACGGCTCGCCAACCGGCTGCGCCAGGGCTTCCGACGGCTGCTCGCCGACCGAGGCGCCGACCTCTCCTACGGCCGCACCCTCCCGAGGCTGCTGCGCGAGGCCGGTCTCCAGCGGGTCCAGGCCGACGGGTACTTCCCGGTCGCCTCGCCCGCCTGCGCCGCCCTCGAATCGGCCACGATCCGTCAGATCCGCGACCAGCTCGTCGCCGCCGGACTCGCCACGGACGACGAGATCGACCGCCATCTGGCCAACGTCGCCACCGGCACGATGGATCTGGCGACGGCCCCGATGATCTCCGCCTGGGGACGGAAGGCGTAG
- a CDS encoding SAM-dependent methyltransferase, with protein sequence MESVMTGHSLTDIDTSRPHPARMYDWYLGGKDNYPVDEAMGRQMLTLDPRVPVMARVNRAFMQRATRWLAHQGVRQFLDVGTGIPTAPNLHQVAQEIAPDARVVYCDNDPIVLAHAAALLRGTDDGMTEYLQADARDPDAILDGARRVLDLGRPVALSLIALLHFVSDDDGAHDLVRRLVSALPSGSYLVISHATADFTPEESAAAIEKLKAAGVTLALRSREEFSRFFDGLELVEPGVEVPQHWHPELGDPVPGQDDGVIPGYGAVARKP encoded by the coding sequence ATGGAGTCCGTCATGACCGGGCATTCCCTCACCGACATCGACACCAGCAGACCGCACCCCGCCCGCATGTACGACTGGTACCTCGGCGGCAAGGACAACTACCCCGTCGACGAGGCCATGGGCCGCCAGATGCTCACCCTCGACCCACGTGTCCCCGTCATGGCACGTGTCAACAGGGCGTTCATGCAGCGCGCCACCCGCTGGCTGGCCCACCAGGGCGTGCGGCAGTTCCTCGACGTCGGCACCGGCATACCGACCGCACCCAACCTCCACCAGGTCGCCCAGGAGATCGCGCCCGACGCCCGGGTCGTCTACTGCGACAACGACCCGATCGTCCTCGCCCACGCCGCGGCCCTCCTCCGCGGCACCGACGACGGCATGACCGAGTACCTCCAGGCCGACGCCCGCGACCCGGACGCCATCCTGGACGGCGCCCGCCGGGTCCTCGACCTCGGCCGGCCGGTGGCGCTCTCACTCATCGCGCTGCTGCACTTCGTCTCCGACGACGACGGCGCGCACGACCTGGTACGCCGACTGGTCTCCGCGCTGCCCTCCGGCAGCTACCTGGTGATCAGCCACGCCACCGCGGACTTCACCCCGGAGGAGTCGGCCGCGGCCATCGAGAAGCTGAAGGCCGCGGGCGTCACCCTCGCACTCCGCTCCCGCGAGGAGTTCAGCCGCTTCTTCGACGGCCTCGAACTGGTCGAACCCGGCGTCGAGGTGCCGCAGCACTGGCACCCCGAACTCGGCGACCCCGTCCCAGGCCAGGACGACGGGGTGATCCCGGGATACGGAGCGGTGGCCCGGAAACCGTGA
- a CDS encoding anthrone oxygenase family protein translates to MIDGPYFVLTVLGVLGTGLVAGVFCGFSTFVMRGLAELPPAQGVAAMNSINRTAVTPAFMTVFMGSAVLCAVIGVVTFVLWPEKGTAELLIGSALYLFGSFGVTLVANVPRNNALLGLAAGSPEATAYWPSYVRGWTLWNHVRTVASAGAALAYVLALA, encoded by the coding sequence GTGATCGATGGTCCGTACTTCGTGCTGACGGTGCTCGGCGTGCTCGGGACCGGGCTGGTGGCCGGGGTGTTCTGCGGGTTCTCGACCTTCGTGATGAGAGGGCTGGCCGAGTTGCCGCCCGCGCAGGGGGTGGCCGCGATGAACTCGATCAACCGGACGGCGGTGACACCGGCGTTCATGACGGTGTTCATGGGGTCGGCGGTGCTGTGCGCGGTGATCGGGGTGGTGACGTTCGTGCTCTGGCCGGAGAAGGGCACGGCGGAGCTGCTGATAGGCAGCGCGCTGTATCTGTTCGGTTCGTTCGGGGTGACGCTGGTGGCGAACGTGCCGCGCAACAACGCGCTGCTCGGACTGGCCGCCGGCTCTCCGGAGGCCACCGCGTACTGGCCGTCGTACGTAAGGGGGTGGACGCTGTGGAACCACGTCAGGACGGTCGCCTCGGCCGGTGCGGCGCTGGCTTATGTGCTGGCGCTCGCCTGA
- a CDS encoding glutamate synthase subunit beta, with product MADPKGFMTTPRQDWPRRPVGERVRDWDEVYVPGALLPIISAQADRCMDCGVPFCHEACPLGNLIPEWNDLVSRDDWRAAAERLHATNNFPEFTGRLCPAPCEAGCVLAINQPAVTIKNVEVAIADRAWELGLAPPRPPDRLSGRTVAVVGSGPAGLAAAQQLTRAGHTVAVYEKDDRPGGLMRYGIPEFKMERRHLERRLDQMRAEGTRFRLSTAVGRDVGAAELRSRYDAVVIAAGATAWRELDVPGRELEGIWQAMEYLPLANRVCEGDLEESPLSAEGKHVVIVGGGDTGADCLGTAVRQRAASVTQLDIYGQPGADRDHEVEPWPTYPKIYRLSAAHEEADALGTAPSADADARLFAASTLHFTGDADGRVRELSLVEVDAGRREVPDSTRTLPADLVLLALGFSGPDRGDGLVDQLGLAMEPRGTIARDDGFATNVPGVFAAGDAARGASLIVWAIAEGRSVAAAVDRYLTGSSRLPAPIGPYDRPMVV from the coding sequence ATGGCCGACCCCAAGGGATTCATGACCACCCCCCGTCAGGACTGGCCGCGACGGCCGGTCGGGGAGCGGGTGCGGGACTGGGACGAGGTGTACGTCCCGGGGGCGCTGCTGCCGATCATCTCTGCGCAGGCGGACCGCTGCATGGACTGCGGGGTCCCGTTCTGTCACGAGGCGTGTCCGCTGGGGAACCTGATCCCCGAGTGGAACGACCTGGTCAGCCGGGACGACTGGCGGGCGGCGGCGGAGCGGCTGCACGCGACCAACAACTTCCCCGAGTTCACCGGCCGACTGTGTCCGGCGCCGTGCGAGGCGGGGTGTGTGCTGGCCATCAACCAGCCCGCGGTGACCATCAAGAACGTCGAGGTCGCCATCGCGGACCGGGCCTGGGAGCTGGGCCTCGCGCCGCCGCGCCCGCCGGACCGGCTGTCAGGGCGGACGGTCGCGGTGGTCGGTTCGGGTCCGGCCGGGCTGGCGGCGGCACAGCAGTTGACGCGGGCGGGGCACACCGTCGCCGTGTACGAGAAGGACGACCGGCCGGGCGGGCTGATGCGGTACGGGATACCCGAGTTCAAGATGGAGCGGCGCCATCTTGAACGCCGGCTGGACCAGATGCGGGCGGAGGGGACGAGGTTCCGATTGTCGACGGCGGTCGGGCGGGACGTGGGAGCGGCGGAGCTGCGGAGCCGTTACGACGCCGTGGTGATCGCGGCCGGTGCCACCGCGTGGCGGGAACTCGACGTCCCAGGGAGGGAGTTGGAGGGGATATGGCAGGCCATGGAGTATCTGCCGCTGGCGAACCGGGTGTGTGAGGGCGACCTGGAGGAGTCGCCGCTGTCGGCCGAGGGCAAGCATGTCGTGATCGTGGGAGGCGGTGACACCGGGGCGGACTGTCTGGGCACGGCGGTACGGCAACGGGCCGCGTCCGTGACCCAGTTGGACATCTACGGGCAGCCGGGCGCCGACCGGGACCACGAGGTCGAGCCGTGGCCGACGTACCCGAAGATCTACCGTCTCTCGGCCGCCCACGAGGAGGCGGACGCGCTCGGGACGGCGCCGTCGGCGGACGCGGACGCGCGGCTGTTCGCGGCGTCCACGCTCCACTTCACCGGCGACGCGGACGGCCGGGTAAGGGAGTTGAGCCTGGTCGAGGTGGACGCCGGACGGCGGGAGGTGCCGGACAGCACCCGTACGCTGCCCGCCGATCTGGTCCTGCTGGCGCTCGGGTTCTCCGGTCCTGACCGCGGGGACGGGCTGGTCGACCAGTTGGGGCTGGCGATGGAACCGCGCGGGACGATCGCGCGGGACGACGGGTTCGCCACGAACGTACCCGGGGTGTTCGCGGCAGGGGACGCCGCGCGCGGAGCGTCGCTGATCGTGTGGGCGATAGCGGAGGGCCGGTCGGTGGCGGCGGCCGTCGACCGCTATCTGACCGGGAGTTCACGGCTGCCGGCACCGATCGGACCGTACGACCGGCCGATGGTGGTGTAG
- a CDS encoding ABC transporter ATP-binding protein has product MGWSQHRDAFMELGFRAMVTRLPALLGSSFRLAWQADRRAARIVLLAEVTRGLTQAVGLLAVNSVLARLIAGGPIEDRLRGAAPALAAMAAVTLLGALLRAASTYATGRLEPKVERVATELYLERAAAVELAAIEDHAFHKLLDTAQYGAASARRMISYASRVVNAAISLIAAAGVLTVLHPALLPLLMTMTLPSAWSALTNARRRYASFHTWVQHARAGQLISSLLTEPAAAPEIRVHGVGPFLLRHFRSMSETAEAEQARLAKLAARTGLIAAVWTGLATVATYATLGGLLLTGAMALSVAGTAVIAIRTGSSSLDSLVLEVNSLHEEALFVGDLRRMYVEAAERAIPVGGDPLPEDPSEIRFENVTFHYPGESVRPALDDVTLTLPLGRIVALVGENGSGKTTLVKLLAGLYTPGRGRILWDDVDTATADRHALAERIAMVAQDFKRWPFTARVNVAVGRSSAPLTDERLARAVAEAGAEEVVEELPRGLDTLLARNFSGGHELSGGQWQRLGIARAAYRRGRILIVDEPTAALDARAELEVFEKIRALAATGQTVVLITHRLASVRHADLVHVLDQGRLVESGTPNELLARGGVYAELYSLQAEQFTTPVPPPSTSNPPPTQNAASAPNPSPAPNPSSTPNPSLAPNSASAPNPSLAPNPSSTPHPRSTTRTPDPGSTPAPAKAPSPVPAPKAG; this is encoded by the coding sequence ATGGGGTGGAGCCAGCACCGGGACGCCTTCATGGAACTGGGCTTCCGGGCCATGGTGACGCGGCTGCCCGCGCTGCTCGGGTCGAGTTTCCGGCTGGCCTGGCAGGCGGACCGGCGGGCCGCGCGGATCGTGCTGCTCGCCGAGGTGACCCGGGGCCTGACGCAGGCGGTGGGGCTGCTCGCCGTCAACAGCGTGCTGGCCCGGCTGATCGCCGGCGGTCCGATCGAGGACCGGCTGCGCGGCGCCGCCCCCGCGCTGGCCGCGATGGCCGCCGTCACCCTGCTCGGGGCGCTGCTGCGGGCCGCGTCCACCTACGCCACCGGGCGGCTCGAACCGAAGGTGGAGCGGGTGGCCACCGAGCTGTACCTGGAGCGGGCGGCGGCCGTGGAGCTGGCCGCGATCGAGGACCACGCCTTTCACAAGCTGCTGGACACCGCGCAGTACGGCGCCGCGTCGGCCCGCCGGATGATCTCGTACGCCAGTCGGGTGGTGAACGCGGCGATCTCGCTGATCGCGGCGGCGGGCGTGCTGACCGTGCTGCATCCCGCCCTGCTTCCGCTCCTCATGACGATGACGCTGCCGAGCGCGTGGAGCGCGCTGACCAACGCACGGCGCCGCTACGCGTCGTTCCACACCTGGGTGCAGCACGCCCGTGCCGGTCAGCTGATCAGTTCGCTGCTCACGGAGCCGGCGGCGGCCCCGGAGATCCGGGTGCACGGTGTCGGGCCGTTCCTGCTGCGGCACTTCCGGTCGATGTCGGAGACGGCGGAGGCGGAGCAGGCCCGGCTGGCCAAGCTCGCCGCCCGTACGGGTCTGATCGCGGCGGTCTGGACCGGTCTCGCCACGGTGGCGACGTACGCGACGCTCGGCGGGCTGCTGCTCACCGGCGCGATGGCGCTCTCGGTGGCGGGTACGGCGGTGATCGCGATCCGGACCGGTTCCAGCAGCCTGGACAGTCTGGTGCTGGAGGTGAACTCGCTGCACGAGGAGGCGCTGTTCGTCGGGGATCTGCGGCGCATGTATGTCGAGGCGGCCGAGCGGGCGATCCCGGTCGGCGGTGATCCGCTGCCCGAGGACCCGAGCGAGATCAGGTTCGAGAACGTCACCTTCCACTATCCGGGTGAGTCGGTCCGCCCGGCGCTCGACGATGTCACGCTCACCCTTCCGCTGGGTCGGATCGTGGCGCTGGTCGGCGAGAACGGTTCGGGCAAGACCACCCTGGTCAAGCTGCTCGCGGGCCTGTACACGCCGGGCCGGGGGCGGATCCTGTGGGACGACGTCGACACCGCGACCGCGGACCGGCACGCGTTGGCCGAGCGGATCGCGATGGTGGCGCAGGACTTCAAGCGCTGGCCGTTCACCGCCCGGGTGAATGTCGCCGTGGGCCGTTCCTCCGCGCCCCTGACCGATGAGCGGCTGGCGCGGGCGGTGGCCGAAGCGGGCGCCGAGGAGGTCGTCGAGGAGCTGCCGAGGGGTCTTGACACGCTGCTGGCCCGCAATTTCAGCGGCGGCCACGAGCTGTCGGGCGGGCAGTGGCAGCGGCTGGGCATCGCGCGGGCCGCGTACCGGCGCGGCCGGATCCTGATCGTGGACGAGCCGACGGCGGCGCTGGACGCGCGGGCCGAGCTGGAGGTCTTCGAGAAGATCCGGGCGCTGGCCGCCACCGGGCAGACGGTCGTCCTCATCACCCACCGGCTGGCGTCGGTGCGGCACGCGGATCTGGTGCATGTCCTGGACCAGGGGCGTCTGGTGGAGTCGGGGACGCCCAACGAGCTGCTGGCCCGCGGGGGTGTCTACGCGGAGCTGTACTCGCTCCAGGCGGAGCAGTTCACGACCCCGGTCCCGCCGCCGTCGACCTCGAATCCCCCACCCACGCAGAACGCCGCGTCCGCGCCGAACCCGTCGCCCGCACCGAATCCCTCATCCACGCCGAACCCGTCGCTCGCACCGAACTCCGCGTCCGCGCCGAACCCGTCGCTCGCACCGAACCCCTCATCCACGCCGCACCCCCGGTCGACGACACGGACACCGGACCCCGGCTCCACGCCGGCCCCCGCAAAGGCCCCCTCACCGGTCCCTGCGCCGAAGGCGGGCTGA
- a CDS encoding DUF899 domain-containing protein: MSLPEIVSREQWRAAREELLVREKEATRARDALNAERRRLPMVEVEREYLFEGGDGKSALADLFQGRLQLVVYHFMFAPEWDAGCRSCSGFLDQVGHLAHLKARGTTFAAVSRAPYTKILPFKARMGWTVPWYSSYGNDFNRDFEATLTHEGELVDRPGISCFLRDGDRVFHTYSTFARGLDGLGSTTSFLDLTALGRQEEWEEPPGRASALGAPAGSDRVRYHDEYED, encoded by the coding sequence ATGTCGCTTCCGGAGATCGTCTCGCGCGAGCAGTGGCGCGCGGCGCGCGAAGAACTGCTGGTCAGAGAGAAGGAGGCGACCCGGGCCCGGGACGCGCTCAACGCCGAGCGGCGCCGGCTGCCCATGGTGGAGGTCGAGCGGGAGTACCTCTTCGAGGGCGGCGACGGCAAGTCCGCACTGGCCGACCTCTTCCAGGGCCGCCTCCAACTCGTCGTCTACCACTTCATGTTCGCCCCGGAGTGGGACGCCGGCTGTCGCAGCTGCTCCGGCTTCCTCGACCAGGTCGGCCACCTCGCCCACCTGAAGGCGCGCGGCACCACCTTCGCCGCCGTCTCCCGGGCCCCCTACACGAAGATCCTGCCGTTCAAGGCGCGGATGGGGTGGACGGTCCCCTGGTACTCGTCGTACGGCAACGACTTCAACCGGGACTTCGAGGCGACCCTGACCCATGAGGGGGAACTCGTCGACCGGCCCGGGATCAGCTGCTTCCTGCGCGACGGCGACCGCGTCTTCCACACCTACTCGACGTTCGCGCGCGGGCTCGACGGGCTCGGCTCGACCACCAGCTTTCTCGACCTGACCGCGCTCGGGCGGCAGGAGGAGTGGGAGGAGCCCCCGGGGCGCGCGTCGGCGCTCGGTGCGCCGGCCGGCAGCGACCGCGTCCGCTATCACGACGAGTACGAGGACTGA
- a CDS encoding ATP-binding protein: MPSVHGGAIVASVIPSAPLGTDAAVGRLGLGAAAGAGPSGAVAERRFRFELAAHPASPAQARRLARARLSGWAVCEDICDTAVLVISELVTNALVHTASSSIVCELLDGDDLVRIAVRDEGCAPGEPRPGQGRAEDEHGRGLLLIEAMCQAWGAHEHGPGLMVWAELPRQTDAPRHRCGPCNDLGWGARPKPGPADGSDDNETVEAAEARQATARHATARQATAGHAVARHRTGGVWE, translated from the coding sequence TTGCCAAGTGTTCACGGCGGGGCGATAGTGGCAAGCGTGATTCCGTCCGCGCCCTTAGGAACAGACGCAGCCGTGGGCCGCCTCGGCCTCGGTGCCGCCGCGGGAGCAGGCCCCTCCGGGGCCGTTGCCGAGCGCCGGTTCCGTTTCGAGCTGGCCGCCCACCCGGCTTCGCCCGCCCAGGCGAGACGCCTGGCCAGGGCCAGGCTGTCCGGCTGGGCGGTGTGCGAGGACATCTGCGACACCGCGGTCCTGGTCATATCCGAGCTGGTCACCAACGCCCTCGTGCACACCGCGAGCAGCTCCATAGTCTGCGAGCTGCTCGACGGCGACGATCTGGTGCGCATAGCCGTGCGTGACGAGGGCTGCGCGCCGGGTGAACCCCGGCCGGGCCAGGGCAGGGCCGAGGACGAGCACGGACGGGGACTGCTCCTCATCGAGGCGATGTGCCAGGCATGGGGCGCGCACGAGCACGGTCCTGGCCTGATGGTCTGGGCCGAGCTGCCCCGGCAGACCGACGCGCCCCGACACCGTTGCGGACCGTGCAACGACCTGGGCTGGGGGGCCCGCCCCAAACCCGGTCCGGCGGACGGGTCCGACGACAACGAGACGGTCGAAGCGGCAGAGGCACGACAGGCGACGGCACGGCACGCGACGGCGCGACAGGCGACGGCAGGGCACGCGGTGGCGCGGCACCGGACGGGGGGCGTATGGGAATGA
- a CDS encoding magnesium and cobalt transport protein CorA, whose product MSMAGNLRKVTSLGRVGGLRKVARLTRRRPRVDLSHPARSPLGSSVVNCVTYRDGTREPGDGDVVDAVRRVRRSRDGFVWLGLHEPTDREFAGIAELFDLHPLAVEDAVEAHQRPKLERYGETLFAVFKTVCYVEHEKLTATSEVVNTGEIMVFVGEDFVITVRHGMHGSLGPLREDLEDRPDQLAKGPAAVLHAIADHVVDDYLSVTDSVQGDIDQVETDVFAPDGARTDPGRIYQLKRELLELKRAVMPLARPVEDLATRPIRVVPPEIQAYFRDVLDHLMRAKDQISAFDELLNSILQAHLAQVTVAQNEDMRKITAWAAVIAVPTMVCGMYGMNFDHMPELRWRFGYPLVIGVIAVACLSLHRGFRRNGWL is encoded by the coding sequence ATGTCCATGGCAGGGAATCTGCGGAAGGTCACGAGCCTCGGCAGGGTCGGTGGCCTCCGCAAGGTGGCGCGGCTGACCCGGCGGCGCCCGCGCGTCGACCTGAGCCATCCGGCCCGTTCCCCGCTGGGCTCCTCGGTCGTCAACTGTGTCACCTACCGGGACGGCACCCGGGAGCCGGGCGACGGTGACGTCGTCGACGCGGTGCGGCGGGTCCGCAGGAGCCGGGACGGATTCGTGTGGCTCGGGCTGCACGAGCCGACGGACCGTGAGTTCGCGGGCATCGCCGAGCTGTTCGACCTGCACCCGCTGGCCGTCGAGGACGCGGTGGAGGCCCACCAGCGCCCGAAGCTGGAGCGGTACGGGGAGACGCTGTTCGCGGTGTTCAAGACCGTCTGCTACGTCGAGCACGAGAAGCTGACGGCGACCAGCGAGGTGGTCAACACCGGCGAGATCATGGTGTTCGTCGGCGAGGACTTCGTGATCACCGTGCGGCACGGCATGCACGGCTCCCTCGGTCCGCTGCGCGAGGATCTGGAGGACCGTCCGGACCAGCTCGCCAAGGGCCCGGCGGCGGTGCTGCACGCGATAGCCGACCATGTCGTCGACGACTACCTCAGTGTCACCGACTCGGTCCAGGGCGACATCGACCAGGTCGAGACGGACGTCTTCGCGCCGGACGGCGCCCGCACCGACCCCGGCCGGATCTACCAGCTCAAACGTGAACTGCTCGAACTGAAGCGGGCGGTGATGCCGCTGGCCCGCCCGGTCGAGGATCTCGCGACCCGTCCGATACGGGTGGTCCCACCGGAGATACAGGCCTACTTCCGGGACGTCCTCGACCATCTCATGCGGGCGAAGGACCAGATCTCCGCCTTCGACGAACTGCTCAACTCGATCCTCCAGGCTCACCTCGCCCAGGTCACGGTCGCGCAGAACGAGGACATGCGGAAGATCACGGCGTGGGCCGCGGTGATCGCCGTGCCGACGATGGTGTGCGGCATGTACGGGATGAACTTCGACCACATGCCGGAGCTGCGGTGGAGGTTCGGATATCCGCTGGTGATCGGTGTGATAGCGGTCGCGTGTCTGTCCCTCCACCGGGGTTTCCGGCGCAACGGCTGGCTCTGA
- a CDS encoding DUF397 domain-containing protein has translation MDRIKPRKQVYNGMPARELGSEGWHKPWSGGNGGNCLEAMKLADGRIAVRQSTDPDGPALIYTTDEMTAFIEGAKAGEADFLLS, from the coding sequence ATGGATCGCATCAAGCCGCGCAAACAGGTCTACAACGGCATGCCCGCGCGGGAACTGGGCAGCGAGGGCTGGCACAAGCCGTGGAGCGGCGGAAACGGCGGGAACTGCCTGGAGGCCATGAAGCTCGCCGACGGCCGGATCGCCGTCCGCCAGTCCACCGACCCGGACGGGCCCGCGCTGATCTACACCACCGACGAGATGACCGCCTTCATCGAGGGCGCCAAGGCGGGTGAGGCCGACTTCCTGCTGTCCTGA
- a CDS encoding uridine kinase: MGPVRLEAITWDRLGDLLAERLLDLKPADGGSWPRVAIDGAPAARPGDLAERVAEVLRPHGRPSLVVGTEGFLRPASLRLEYGHQDVEAYYNGWFDTAALWREVLGPLDPGGDGHVLPDLWDPATDRATRSPYVPLPPGGFLLLHGPFLLRHWFPFDLTVHLLLTPGALRRRTPEADQWTLPAFERYAAETDPAGTADILVRADDPRRPAWNG; the protein is encoded by the coding sequence ATGGGCCCTGTGCGACTCGAAGCGATCACCTGGGACCGGCTCGGCGACCTGTTGGCCGAGCGACTGCTCGACCTGAAGCCGGCCGACGGCGGCTCCTGGCCCCGCGTCGCCATCGACGGTGCCCCCGCCGCCCGCCCCGGTGACCTCGCCGAACGCGTCGCCGAGGTGCTGCGCCCGCACGGGCGCCCCTCGCTGGTCGTCGGCACGGAGGGCTTCCTGCGCCCCGCCTCGCTCCGCCTGGAGTACGGCCACCAGGACGTCGAGGCCTACTACAACGGCTGGTTCGACACCGCCGCCCTGTGGCGCGAGGTGCTCGGCCCCCTCGACCCCGGCGGCGACGGCCATGTCCTGCCCGACCTGTGGGACCCGGCCACCGATCGCGCCACCCGCAGCCCCTACGTGCCCCTCCCTCCCGGCGGTTTCCTGCTGCTGCACGGCCCCTTCCTGCTGCGGCACTGGTTCCCGTTCGACCTGACCGTCCACCTCCTCCTCACGCCCGGCGCCCTGCGCCGCCGTACCCCCGAGGCCGACCAGTGGACGCTGCCGGCCTTCGAGCGCTACGCCGCCGAGACCGACCCGGCGGGCACGGCCGACATCCTGGTCCGCGCGGACGACCCCCGCCGTCCGGCCTGGAACGGCTGA
- a CDS encoding CBS domain-containing protein has translation MTTAGDIMHSGAQWIPAHETLDRAAQLMRELNVGSLPISDENDRLCGILTDRDIVIGCVAMGHDPAKVTAAEMANGTPRWIASDADVDDVLREMKDHQIRRLPVIANKRLVGMISESDLAQHLTEDQIAGWAESVYAMSGPR, from the coding sequence ATGACCACAGCCGGAGACATCATGCACAGCGGCGCCCAGTGGATCCCCGCCCACGAGACCCTGGACCGGGCGGCCCAGCTGATGCGTGAGCTGAACGTCGGATCCCTGCCCATCAGCGACGAGAACGACCGGCTCTGCGGCATCCTCACCGACCGCGACATCGTCATCGGGTGTGTGGCCATGGGGCACGACCCCGCCAAGGTCACCGCCGCCGAGATGGCCAACGGCACCCCGCGCTGGATCGCCTCCGACGCCGACGTGGACGACGTGCTCAGGGAGATGAAGGACCACCAGATCCGCAGGCTCCCCGTCATCGCGAACAAGCGGCTGGTCGGCATGATCAGCGAGTCCGACCTCGCGCAGCACCTGACGGAGGACCAGATCGCCGGCTGGGCCGAGAGCGTCTACGCGATGAGCGGGCCGCGCTGA